Proteins encoded together in one Micromonospora kangleipakensis window:
- a CDS encoding DUF6401 family natural product biosynthesis protein — MRVPNNRVATPSAAGAARSALTALTASVGTAGLAAAAARPGLLALVDQHAAAVRDSLDGDRRRLTVAALAGYAEGVRAAAIEHGWQPSAEPTDWSAPDWLHTRLLAVCALARGLDPRHLA; from the coding sequence ATGCGTGTGCCGAACAACCGGGTCGCGACCCCCTCCGCCGCCGGCGCCGCGCGGTCCGCCCTCACCGCGCTCACCGCCTCCGTCGGCACCGCCGGGCTGGCCGCCGCCGCCGCCCGCCCCGGGCTGCTCGCCCTGGTCGACCAGCACGCCGCCGCCGTCCGCGACAGCCTCGACGGCGACCGCCGGCGGCTCACGGTCGCCGCGCTCGCCGGGTACGCCGAGGGCGTCCGCGCCGCCGCGATCGAGCACGGCTGGCAGCCGTCCGCCGAACCGACCGACTGGTCGGCGCCGGACTGGCTGCACACCCGGCTGCTGGCGGTCTGCGCCCTGGCCCGCGGGCTGGACCCGCGACACCTGGCCTGA
- a CDS encoding MFS transporter, whose product MTHRVAHPCPAPGVPARAGLPRLRHAFFGLGVAIGPLIMTGALSAGLAWRWGYGMVATAQLVLAAAFALTVRAWRERAPAGAGTMPPDPIAPAVLPGPDFGAVAFAVYVAIEVAAGLWAFLLLTEGRGLPAAVAGICVSGYWGSLFVGRVVQGVVAERLGSARVLRESLLGMAAGAALIALPAPAWVTLAGLLVVGFAAAPAFPLLTLTTAERVGGAHADRVIGLQIGAAGLGGALVPAGIGVLLGRTSVQALGPALVVLAAALIALHAAASRRP is encoded by the coding sequence ATGACCCACCGTGTCGCGCACCCCTGCCCCGCCCCGGGCGTCCCTGCTCGTGCTGGCCTACCTCGCCTTCGTCACGCCTTCTTCGGCCTCGGCGTCGCGATCGGCCCGCTGATCATGACCGGTGCGCTCAGCGCCGGCCTGGCCTGGCGCTGGGGGTACGGCATGGTCGCGACCGCCCAGCTCGTCCTGGCCGCCGCGTTCGCGCTCACCGTGCGCGCCTGGCGGGAGCGGGCCCCGGCCGGCGCCGGCACCATGCCGCCCGACCCGATCGCCCCGGCGGTGCTCCCCGGCCCGGACTTCGGCGCGGTCGCCTTCGCGGTCTACGTGGCCATCGAGGTGGCCGCCGGGCTCTGGGCGTTCCTGCTGCTCACCGAGGGGCGCGGGCTGCCCGCCGCGGTCGCCGGGATCTGCGTCTCCGGCTACTGGGGCAGCCTCTTCGTCGGTCGGGTGGTGCAGGGGGTGGTCGCCGAGCGGCTGGGCAGCGCGCGGGTGCTGCGGGAGAGCCTGCTCGGCATGGCCGCCGGGGCGGCGCTGATCGCCCTCCCCGCGCCGGCCTGGGTAACGTTGGCCGGGCTGCTGGTGGTCGGCTTCGCCGCGGCGCCGGCCTTCCCGCTGCTGACCCTCACCACCGCCGAGCGGGTCGGCGGGGCGCACGCGGACCGGGTCATCGGCCTGCAGATCGGCGCCGCCGGCCTGGGCGGCGCGCTGGTGCCGGCCGGGATCGGGGTGCTGCTCGGGCGTACGTCGGTGCAGGCGCTCGGGCCGGCGCTGGTCGTGCTCGCGGCGGCCCTGATCGCCCTGCACGCCGCCGCGTCCCGGCGGCCCTGA
- a CDS encoding SRPBCC family protein has protein sequence MSGVTEHVDVSVPIRTAYDQWTQFEEFPHFMEGVQEVRQLSDTTTHWTVEIAGVKREFDAEITEQLPDERVAWKSTGGTQQAGVVTFHRLDEGTTRVTLQMDFEPHGVVEQAGDKLGVVDRRAKGDLERFKQFIERRGQETGAWRGKVDRPTP, from the coding sequence ATGAGCGGCGTTACCGAGCACGTGGACGTCTCCGTCCCGATCCGGACCGCCTACGACCAGTGGACCCAGTTCGAGGAGTTCCCCCACTTCATGGAAGGTGTCCAGGAGGTGCGGCAGCTCTCCGACACGACGACCCACTGGACGGTGGAGATCGCCGGGGTGAAGCGGGAGTTCGACGCCGAGATCACCGAGCAGCTGCCGGACGAGCGGGTCGCCTGGAAGTCCACCGGCGGCACCCAGCAGGCCGGCGTGGTGACGTTCCACCGGCTCGACGAGGGCACCACCCGCGTCACCCTGCAGATGGACTTCGAGCCGCACGGCGTGGTCGAACAGGCCGGCGACAAGCTGGGCGTGGTCGACCGCCGGGCCAAGGGCGACCTGGAGCGGTTCAAGCAGTTCATCGAGCGGCGCGGTCAGGAGACCGGCGCCTGGCGCGGCAAGGTCGACCGGCCGACGCCCTGA
- a CDS encoding DUF2795 domain-containing protein → MERGNSKHSPRVDDNMSQEVAGLVQGPGAGGSRVEESRQPEPAGEDQPEPKTVTAGASRGGNPQGMSMDDVEGRSRLGRFITMTALPGDRAALIANAQQNAAPADIIAALEGLPEGIRYQTISEVWAALGHKNETTRW, encoded by the coding sequence ATGGAACGTGGCAACAGCAAGCACTCGCCGAGGGTCGACGACAACATGAGCCAGGAGGTCGCCGGGCTCGTCCAGGGGCCGGGGGCCGGTGGCTCGCGCGTCGAGGAGTCCCGGCAGCCGGAGCCGGCGGGCGAGGACCAGCCGGAGCCGAAGACGGTGACGGCCGGCGCGAGCCGTGGCGGCAACCCGCAGGGGATGAGCATGGACGACGTGGAGGGGCGCAGCCGCCTCGGCCGGTTCATCACCATGACGGCGCTGCCGGGCGACCGGGCGGCGCTGATCGCCAACGCCCAGCAGAACGCGGCGCCGGCGGACATCATCGCCGCGCTGGAAGGGCTTCCCGAGGGCATCCGTTACCAGACGATTTCCGAGGTGTGGGCCGCACTCGGGCACAAGAACGAGACGACGCGCTGGTGA
- a CDS encoding YihY/virulence factor BrkB family protein yields MAATTEPAVTGRQRARIPRRMRQLSWATWRGVLVRSGRNFLKDNCADWAAALTYYGVLALFPSTIVVVALVGLVSDGERTVDTVIGLAREIGAGSVVGNDGFVNVVRGVVQQQGQAKVLLSFGLLGALWSASGFIGAFTRASNAVYGVAEGRPFYRLRPLQIGLAGVSLVLLAIVATGLIVSGPVTDAVGDRLHAGGLARTVWSVAKWPVLALVVMTLLSLMFWIAPNVQQPRFRWLTPGGALALFAWVVASFGFGLYVANFGSYDVTYGSLGAVIAFLVWLYLSNCALLLGVQVNAEVQRGRVLQAGGEDPGEPVLPPRAPADS; encoded by the coding sequence ATGGCAGCGACGACGGAGCCGGCGGTCACCGGCCGGCAGCGGGCCCGGATCCCCCGCCGGATGCGCCAGCTGAGCTGGGCCACCTGGCGCGGGGTGCTGGTCCGCAGCGGGCGCAACTTCCTCAAGGACAACTGCGCGGACTGGGCGGCGGCGCTCACCTACTACGGAGTGCTGGCGCTCTTCCCCTCCACCATCGTCGTGGTCGCCCTGGTCGGGCTGGTCTCCGACGGCGAGCGCACCGTGGACACGGTGATCGGCCTGGCCCGGGAGATCGGCGCCGGCTCGGTGGTCGGAAACGACGGCTTCGTCAACGTGGTCCGCGGCGTGGTCCAGCAGCAGGGTCAGGCGAAGGTGCTGCTCAGCTTCGGTCTGCTCGGCGCGCTCTGGTCGGCCTCGGGCTTCATCGGGGCGTTCACCCGGGCCTCCAACGCCGTCTACGGCGTCGCGGAGGGCCGCCCCTTCTACCGGCTGCGCCCGTTGCAGATCGGCCTGGCCGGGGTGTCGCTGGTCCTGCTGGCGATCGTCGCCACCGGCCTGATCGTCAGCGGGCCGGTCACCGACGCGGTGGGCGACCGGCTGCACGCCGGCGGGCTGGCCCGGACGGTGTGGAGCGTCGCCAAGTGGCCGGTGCTGGCCCTGGTGGTGATGACCCTGCTCTCGCTGATGTTCTGGATCGCGCCGAACGTCCAGCAGCCCCGGTTCCGCTGGCTCACCCCGGGCGGTGCGCTCGCCCTGTTCGCCTGGGTGGTCGCCTCGTTCGGTTTCGGCCTCTACGTCGCCAACTTCGGCTCGTACGACGTGACCTACGGCAGCCTCGGCGCCGTCATCGCCTTCCTGGTCTGGCTGTACCTGTCCAACTGCGCCCTGCTGCTCGGCGTGCAGGTCAACGCGGAGGTGCAGCGCGGCCGGGTGCTGCAGGCGGGCGGCGAGGACCCGGGCGAGCCCGTCCTGCCACCGCGGGCGCCCGCCGATTCGTGA
- a CDS encoding ChaB family protein, protein MPGREVLPSTLRRSPEKAQRTWEKTHDSAVETYGEGERSHRTAFAAVKHEFEKVGDHWEPKGRKGPSDQQAAGGGPARRTPTAAGVDANAPKEHLMEVAKKLDVPGRSRMTKPELVKAIQKANDKQTREARARR, encoded by the coding sequence ATGCCCGGGCGCGAGGTACTGCCCAGCACGCTGCGGCGCTCCCCGGAGAAGGCCCAGCGGACGTGGGAGAAGACGCACGACTCGGCGGTGGAGACGTACGGCGAGGGGGAGCGGTCGCACCGCACCGCGTTCGCCGCCGTGAAGCACGAGTTCGAGAAGGTCGGCGACCACTGGGAGCCGAAGGGCCGCAAGGGCCCCAGCGACCAGCAGGCCGCCGGGGGCGGCCCCGCGCGGCGGACGCCCACGGCCGCCGGTGTGGACGCGAATGCGCCCAAGGAGCACCTGATGGAGGTGGCCAAGAAGCTGGACGTGCCGGGCCGGTCCCGGATGACCAAGCCGGAGCTGGTCAAGGCGATCCAGAAGGCGAACGACAAGCAGACCCGGGAGGCGCGGGCCCGTCGCTGA
- a CDS encoding aldehyde dehydrogenase family protein yields the protein MYTVTQLIGGVWGAGGTGGELVVHDPTDGSPVTSVPVATADEVAKAVEAARETATDWAATASAERAAALHRAADAVEAAAEELAQATTAEMGKPLDDARGGVAAGVGTLRQYAELAPVRGGRTLHGGQSSIDFMAPEPHGVVAAITPWNDPVAISCGLLGAALVTGNVVLYKPSERTPATGWLLAKALDSALPAGVLSLLTGGPEVGAALAGQQVDVVAHVGSTATGREIAAAGARTGAKVLLENGGSDPLVVDNGVDPVWAAGQAALGCFANAGQICVAVERIYVHRDVAEDFVDALVQRAEALTMGPGRDPGTQLGPLVDRRHRDHVHGQVTAAIAEGARVRTGGMEPDGPGAFYPATVVADCRHEMALVREETFGPVAPVIVVDSFSEGLRCAADSPYGLAATVLTGSMSHAQRAWRELPVGTVKVNAVFGGAPGGAAQPRRGSGQGFGYGPELLDEFSTVKTVHIEAPGGGHW from the coding sequence ATGTACACGGTTACACAGCTCATCGGCGGAGTGTGGGGTGCGGGTGGCACGGGAGGGGAGCTGGTCGTACACGATCCGACCGACGGCTCCCCGGTGACCAGCGTGCCGGTGGCTACGGCGGACGAGGTGGCCAAGGCGGTGGAGGCCGCCCGGGAGACGGCGACGGACTGGGCGGCGACCGCCTCCGCGGAGCGGGCGGCGGCGCTGCACCGGGCCGCGGACGCGGTGGAGGCCGCCGCGGAGGAGCTGGCGCAGGCGACGACGGCGGAGATGGGCAAGCCGCTGGACGACGCGCGCGGCGGGGTGGCGGCGGGGGTCGGCACGCTGCGACAGTACGCGGAGCTGGCGCCGGTGCGCGGCGGCCGGACGCTGCACGGCGGGCAGTCGTCCATCGACTTCATGGCCCCCGAGCCGCACGGCGTGGTCGCCGCGATCACCCCGTGGAACGACCCGGTGGCGATCTCCTGCGGGCTGCTCGGCGCGGCCCTGGTCACCGGCAACGTGGTGCTCTACAAGCCGAGCGAGCGCACCCCGGCGACCGGTTGGCTGCTGGCGAAGGCGCTGGACTCCGCGCTGCCCGCCGGGGTGCTGTCGCTGCTGACCGGCGGCCCCGAGGTGGGCGCGGCGCTGGCCGGCCAGCAGGTGGACGTGGTGGCCCACGTCGGCTCCACCGCCACCGGCCGGGAGATCGCCGCCGCCGGGGCCCGCACCGGCGCCAAGGTGCTGCTGGAGAACGGCGGCAGCGACCCGCTCGTGGTGGACAACGGCGTCGACCCGGTCTGGGCGGCCGGGCAGGCGGCGCTCGGCTGCTTCGCCAACGCCGGGCAGATCTGCGTGGCGGTGGAACGGATCTACGTGCACCGGGACGTGGCGGAGGACTTCGTCGACGCGCTGGTGCAACGCGCCGAGGCGCTGACCATGGGCCCGGGCCGCGACCCCGGGACGCAGCTCGGCCCGCTGGTGGACCGGCGGCACCGGGACCACGTGCACGGGCAGGTCACCGCGGCGATCGCGGAGGGCGCCCGGGTGCGTACCGGCGGGATGGAGCCGGACGGGCCGGGAGCGTTCTACCCGGCGACGGTGGTGGCCGACTGCCGGCACGAGATGGCCCTGGTCCGCGAGGAGACGTTCGGTCCGGTCGCCCCGGTGATCGTGGTCGACTCGTTCAGCGAGGGGCTGCGCTGCGCCGCCGACTCGCCGTACGGGCTGGCGGCCACGGTGCTCACCGGGTCGATGAGCCACGCCCAGCGGGCCTGGCGGGAGCTGCCGGTCGGCACCGTCAAGGTGAACGCGGTCTTCGGGGGCGCGCCGGGCGGCGCCGCGCAGCCGCGCCGGGGCAGCGGCCAGGGCTTCGGGTACGGCCCGGAGCTGCTCGACGAGTTCAGCACGGTGAAGACCGTGCACATCGAGGCGCCGGGCGGCGGCCACTGGTGA
- a CDS encoding phytoene desaturase family protein — translation MTTTATAGADAVVVGAGHNGLVAANLLADAGWDILVLEATQAPGGAVRSAEVTAPGYLSDLYSSFYPLGYASPVLRGLDLDRYGLTWTHAPDVLAHLLPDGRAAVVNRDVDTTAASLEAFAPGDGDRWRHAYADWREVAEPMLDTITTPFPPVRGGLTLLRRLRVSGALRLARRLVVPVRKLGDELFDGDGGPALLAGCALHTDLSPEEAGSGVYGWLLAMLGQQVGWPVPVGGSQKITDALVARLVARGGRIDYGARVDRVLTARGRAMGVRTVGGATWRARRAVLADIPAPALFLDLVGAAALPPRLVEDLAHFKWDGSTLKVDWALSAPVPWKNRAVAAAGTVHLGADLDGLTTYSAALARGEVPRDPFLLVGQMSVADPSHSPPGTESLWSYTHLPFRRHWRAEEIAGHVERMEEVLEEAAPGFRSLIVGRHVAGPADLEQGDPSLVGGAVGGGTAAAYQQLFLRPIPGLGRADTPVDRLFLASSSAHPGGGVHGAPGANAARAALARDRALTGELYAGVIGAAHRAVYR, via the coding sequence ATGACCACGACCGCCACGGCCGGCGCGGACGCCGTCGTCGTCGGCGCCGGCCACAACGGCCTGGTGGCCGCGAACCTGCTGGCCGACGCGGGCTGGGACATCCTGGTGCTGGAGGCGACCCAGGCCCCCGGCGGGGCGGTCCGCTCCGCCGAGGTGACCGCCCCCGGCTACCTCAGCGACCTCTACAGCTCGTTCTATCCGCTCGGTTACGCCTCGCCGGTGCTGCGCGGGCTGGACCTCGACCGGTACGGGCTCACCTGGACGCACGCCCCCGACGTGCTGGCCCACCTGCTGCCCGACGGACGAGCCGCGGTGGTCAACCGGGACGTCGACACCACCGCCGCCTCGCTGGAGGCGTTCGCCCCGGGGGACGGGGACCGCTGGCGGCACGCGTACGCCGACTGGCGCGAGGTGGCCGAGCCGATGCTCGACACCATCACCACGCCCTTCCCGCCGGTGCGCGGCGGGCTGACCCTGCTGCGCCGGCTGCGCGTCTCGGGCGCGCTGCGGCTGGCCCGCCGGCTCGTGGTGCCGGTCCGCAAGCTCGGCGACGAGCTCTTCGACGGCGACGGCGGGCCGGCGCTGCTGGCCGGCTGCGCCCTGCACACCGACCTGTCGCCCGAGGAGGCCGGCTCCGGGGTGTACGGCTGGCTGCTGGCCATGCTCGGCCAGCAGGTCGGCTGGCCGGTGCCGGTCGGCGGGTCCCAGAAGATCACCGACGCGCTGGTGGCCCGGCTGGTCGCGCGGGGCGGCCGGATCGACTACGGCGCCCGGGTCGACCGGGTGCTCACCGCCCGGGGCCGGGCCATGGGGGTCCGCACGGTCGGCGGCGCCACCTGGCGGGCCCGGCGGGCGGTGCTGGCCGACATCCCCGCGCCGGCGCTCTTCCTGGACCTGGTCGGCGCGGCGGCGCTGCCGCCCCGGCTGGTGGAGGACCTGGCCCACTTCAAGTGGGACGGCTCCACCCTCAAGGTGGACTGGGCGCTCTCCGCGCCGGTGCCGTGGAAGAACCGGGCCGTGGCCGCCGCCGGCACCGTGCACCTCGGCGCCGACCTCGACGGGTTGACCACCTACTCCGCTGCGCTGGCCCGGGGCGAGGTGCCCCGCGACCCGTTCCTGCTGGTCGGGCAGATGTCGGTGGCCGACCCGAGTCACTCCCCGCCGGGCACCGAGTCGCTCTGGTCGTACACCCACCTGCCGTTCCGTCGACACTGGCGGGCCGAGGAGATCGCCGGACACGTCGAGCGGATGGAGGAGGTGCTGGAGGAGGCCGCGCCCGGCTTCCGCTCGCTGATCGTGGGGCGGCACGTGGCCGGCCCGGCCGACCTGGAGCAGGGCGACCCGAGCCTGGTCGGCGGCGCGGTCGGCGGGGGCACCGCGGCCGCGTACCAGCAGCTCTTCCTCCGCCCGATTCCCGGCCTGGGCCGGGCGGACACCCCGGTGGACCGGCTCTTTCTGGCCAGCTCGTCGGCCCACCCGGGTGGCGGCGTGCACGGCGCGCCCGGCGCGAACGCGGCCCGGGCGGCGCTGGCCCGCGACCGCGCGCTCACCGGCGAGCTGTACGCCGGGGTGATCGGCGCGGCGCACCGGGCCGTCTACCGCTGA
- a CDS encoding polyprenol monophosphomannose synthase has protein sequence MIEPVQLPAPWRDARLTVVVPTYNEAGNLPVLVERLLALPLPGLKVLVADDNSPDGTGEVADKLAIEHPDRVQVVHRAGKEGLGRAYVDGIGRALDGGAEYVAQMDADLSHPPEALPGMLGALLSTQAGVVIGSRYVPGGQLDENWPLYRRALSGWANLYVHTLLRVRIRDLTAGFKIWRADALREIGLDRVQSNGYSFQVEMHYLATKLGHTILEVPIRFEERREGISKMTTATKIESALMPFKLRSRHRNIEG, from the coding sequence ATGATCGAACCCGTGCAGTTGCCCGCTCCGTGGCGGGACGCACGCCTGACCGTCGTCGTGCCCACCTACAACGAGGCGGGGAACCTTCCGGTCCTGGTCGAGCGGCTCCTCGCCCTGCCGCTGCCGGGGCTGAAGGTGCTGGTCGCGGACGACAACTCCCCGGACGGGACGGGCGAGGTGGCGGACAAGCTGGCCATCGAGCACCCGGACCGCGTGCAGGTGGTGCACCGCGCGGGCAAGGAGGGGCTGGGCCGGGCGTACGTGGACGGGATCGGCCGGGCGCTGGACGGCGGCGCCGAGTACGTGGCGCAGATGGACGCCGACCTGTCGCACCCGCCGGAGGCGCTGCCGGGCATGCTCGGCGCGCTGCTCTCCACCCAGGCCGGCGTGGTGATCGGCTCCCGTTACGTGCCCGGCGGGCAGCTGGACGAGAACTGGCCGCTCTACCGGCGGGCGCTCAGCGGTTGGGCCAACCTGTACGTGCACACGCTGCTGCGGGTGCGGATCCGGGACCTCACCGCCGGCTTCAAGATCTGGCGGGCCGACGCCCTGCGCGAGATCGGGCTGGACCGGGTGCAGTCCAACGGCTACAGCTTCCAGGTCGAGATGCACTACCTCGCCACCAAGCTGGGGCACACCATCCTGGAGGTGCCGATCCGCTTCGAGGAGCGCCGCGAGGGCATCTCGAAGATGACCACCGCCACCAAGATCGAGAGCGCGCTGATGCCGTTCAAGCTGCGCTCCCGGCACCGCAACATCGAGGGCTGA
- a CDS encoding SDR family oxidoreductase, which yields MTQRVVITGASAGVGRAVARAYAARGARLGLIARGEAGLAAAERDCRRLGAADVRTYQVDVADEGAVQRAADDVVQHFDGLDVWINDAMVSVFAPAWEITAAEFRRVTEVNYLGTVHGTLAALRHMRAHGRGAIVQVGSALAYRGIPLQSAYCASKHAVQGFNDSLRAELLHDLPGVRLSMVQLPAVNTPQFSWVRTRLPRHPQPVPPIFAPEVAARAVVRAADHGPRELNVGGPTWRARLGNVLFPGLLDRQLARSGYDSQQTDTPIDPAQWRDNLDRPGDDEQDWGAEGVFTDRSRRHSAALWVSAHKPTASVLALGGLVMAATGLARRLR from the coding sequence ATGACCCAACGGGTGGTGATCACCGGGGCGAGCGCCGGGGTGGGTCGGGCGGTCGCGCGGGCGTACGCGGCCCGGGGCGCCCGGCTGGGGCTGATCGCCCGGGGCGAGGCCGGCCTGGCCGCCGCCGAGCGGGACTGCCGCCGGCTCGGCGCCGCCGACGTCCGGACGTACCAGGTGGACGTGGCCGACGAGGGTGCGGTGCAGCGGGCCGCCGACGACGTGGTGCAGCACTTCGACGGCCTGGACGTCTGGATCAACGACGCGATGGTGTCGGTCTTCGCCCCGGCCTGGGAGATCACGGCGGCCGAGTTCCGCCGGGTCACCGAGGTGAACTACCTCGGCACGGTGCACGGCACCCTGGCCGCGCTGCGACACATGCGCGCGCACGGCCGCGGCGCCATCGTGCAGGTCGGTTCCGCCCTGGCCTACCGGGGCATCCCGCTGCAGTCGGCGTACTGCGCCAGCAAGCACGCGGTGCAGGGGTTCAACGACTCGCTCCGGGCCGAGCTGCTGCACGACCTACCCGGCGTACGGCTGTCCATGGTGCAGCTGCCGGCGGTCAACACCCCGCAGTTCTCCTGGGTACGCACCCGGTTGCCCCGGCATCCGCAGCCGGTGCCGCCGATCTTCGCGCCGGAGGTGGCCGCCCGGGCGGTGGTGCGGGCCGCGGACCACGGGCCGCGCGAGCTGAACGTGGGCGGGCCGACCTGGCGGGCCCGGCTGGGCAACGTCCTCTTCCCCGGCCTGCTCGACCGGCAGCTGGCCCGCAGCGGGTACGACAGCCAGCAGACCGACACCCCGATCGACCCGGCGCAGTGGCGGGACAACCTGGACCGGCCCGGCGACGACGAGCAGGACTGGGGCGCGGAGGGGGTCTTCACCGACCGGTCCCGGCGGCACTCGGCCGCACTCTGGGTGAGCGCGCACAAGCCGACGGCGTCGGTCCTCGCCCTGGGTGGGCTGGTGATGGCGGCCACCGGGCTGGCCCGCCGGTTACGCTGA